A genomic segment from Syntrophotalea acetylenivorans encodes:
- the thiD gene encoding bifunctional hydroxymethylpyrimidine kinase/phosphomethylpyrimidine kinase — MNDSKTDKLTGLYLITDGARGEQLFTKVRAALQGGTAIVQYRAKDRSAAEIQSEAKQLADLCRQAGALFIINDDPHLAMDCQADGVHLGQQDMAVAAARTLLGPDKIIGTSNRTVEQAVASQEAGADYVAVGSIYPTGSKSDAVHIGLDTLRAIRQAIDVPLVAIGGINRDRVGEVIEAGADSIALISAVMADPAPALAAREIALQFNRRQPVPHGRVLTVAGSDSGGGAGIQADLKTITLLGSYGMSVITALTAQNTCGVRGIHPVPVDFVDEQLAAVLDDLAPEVIKTGMLLDAGIVRLVADRLKQHGLLAMVDPVMIAKGGAPLLRQEAVEACRNQLLPQTYLLTPNLPEAAELTGLPVYNEADMEKAGRRLQQLGARNVLLKGGHLEGEAIDLLLDGETLYRLPAKRIDCRNTHGTGCTSSAAIAALLASGHPLPQAVTLAKEFITEAIRTAPDLGAGHGPVNHFAAAQKLMRTIDRTEQ; from the coding sequence ATGAATGACAGTAAAACAGACAAACTGACCGGCCTTTATCTCATTACCGATGGCGCGCGAGGTGAACAGCTCTTCACCAAGGTACGCGCGGCCCTGCAAGGTGGGACGGCCATCGTTCAGTACCGGGCCAAGGACCGCTCTGCCGCCGAAATACAAAGCGAGGCCAAACAACTGGCCGACCTGTGCCGACAGGCCGGAGCCCTGTTCATTATCAATGACGATCCGCATCTGGCCATGGACTGTCAGGCCGACGGCGTGCACCTCGGCCAGCAGGATATGGCTGTCGCTGCGGCCCGCACTTTACTCGGTCCGGATAAAATTATCGGCACCTCGAACCGTACCGTTGAGCAGGCGGTCGCTTCACAAGAAGCCGGGGCCGACTACGTGGCTGTCGGCAGCATCTATCCGACCGGAAGCAAAAGCGATGCGGTGCATATCGGCCTCGATACCTTGCGTGCCATTCGCCAAGCCATCGACGTACCTCTGGTAGCTATCGGAGGCATCAACCGCGATCGGGTCGGCGAAGTAATCGAAGCCGGTGCTGATTCTATCGCCCTGATATCAGCCGTTATGGCCGACCCCGCGCCGGCCCTTGCGGCCCGTGAAATCGCCCTGCAGTTCAACCGACGTCAACCTGTCCCCCATGGCCGGGTGCTGACCGTGGCCGGTTCCGACAGCGGCGGCGGGGCCGGCATCCAGGCCGACCTGAAAACCATCACCCTGCTGGGCAGCTACGGCATGAGCGTCATCACCGCCCTGACCGCCCAGAACACCTGCGGGGTACGGGGCATTCACCCGGTGCCTGTCGACTTTGTCGACGAACAGTTGGCAGCGGTGTTGGACGATCTCGCCCCGGAGGTGATTAAAACCGGTATGCTCCTCGACGCCGGCATCGTTCGCCTGGTCGCCGACCGCCTAAAACAGCACGGTCTACTGGCAATGGTCGATCCGGTAATGATCGCCAAGGGCGGCGCCCCGCTCCTTAGACAGGAAGCCGTCGAAGCCTGCCGCAACCAGTTGCTGCCCCAAACCTATCTGCTCACCCCCAATCTGCCGGAAGCCGCCGAGCTAACCGGCCTGCCGGTGTATAACGAAGCAGACATGGAAAAGGCCGGGCGACGGCTGCAGCAGCTCGGGGCGCGCAACGTGCTGCTCAAAGGCGGCCATCTCGAGGGGGAAGCCATCGATCTGCTGCTGGACGGTGAGACCCTGTACCGTCTGCCGGCTAAACGCATCGACTGTCGCAATACCCACGGCACCGGCTGCACAAGTTCAGCCGCCATCGCCGCCCTGCTGGCAAGCGGTCACCCTCTGCCGCAGGCGGTCACCCTGGCCAAAGAATTTATCACCGAGGCGATCCGCACCGCCCCCGATCTCGGTGCCGGCCACGGGCCGGTCAATCACTTTGCCGCAGCGCAAAAGCTGATGAGAACAATTGATCGAACTGAGCAATGA